The following coding sequences are from one Mycolicibacterium aichiense window:
- a CDS encoding cystathionine gamma-synthase, with product MSEQRSTAGRSEATRGIGEADRHRAQGFATRAIHAGYRPDPATGAVNAPIYASSTFAQDGVGGLRGGFEYARTGNPTRAALEAVLAAVEDGTFGRAFSSGMAATDCVLRAVLRPGDHVVIPDDAYGGTFRLIDKVFTQWGVAHTPVALSDLDAVRAAITATTKLIWVETPTNPLLSIADVAAIAEIAAVGGQKVLVDNTFASPALQQPLNLGADIVLHSTTKYIGGHSDVVGGALVTNDEELDTKFAFLQNGAGAVPGPFDAYLTMRGLKTLELRMQRHSANAAKVAEFLAEHDAVSRVLYPGLPSHPGHEVAARQMSGFGGMVSVRMRDGIEAARRLCSRTEVFILAESLGGVESLIEHPGAMTHASTAGSQLEVPDDLVRLSVGIEDPADLLGDLEQALD from the coding sequence ATGAGTGAGCAACGCAGCACAGCGGGCAGGAGCGAAGCGACCCGGGGTATCGGGGAAGCGGACAGGCATCGGGCGCAAGGGTTCGCGACCAGGGCCATCCATGCCGGGTACCGTCCCGATCCCGCGACCGGTGCGGTCAACGCGCCGATCTATGCCAGCAGCACCTTCGCGCAGGACGGCGTCGGCGGCCTGCGTGGTGGCTTCGAGTACGCCCGCACGGGCAACCCGACCCGTGCCGCGCTGGAGGCCGTGCTCGCAGCGGTCGAGGACGGAACCTTCGGGCGCGCCTTCAGTTCGGGCATGGCCGCCACGGACTGCGTACTGCGGGCGGTGCTGCGCCCCGGCGACCACGTGGTCATCCCCGACGACGCCTACGGGGGCACCTTCCGGCTCATCGACAAGGTGTTCACCCAGTGGGGGGTTGCGCACACGCCGGTGGCGCTGTCCGACCTCGACGCGGTCCGCGCGGCGATCACCGCCACCACCAAGCTGATCTGGGTGGAGACACCCACCAATCCGCTGCTGTCGATCGCCGACGTCGCCGCCATCGCCGAGATCGCCGCGGTCGGCGGCCAGAAGGTGTTGGTGGACAACACGTTCGCATCGCCGGCGCTGCAGCAGCCGCTGAACCTCGGTGCCGACATCGTGCTGCACTCGACGACGAAGTACATCGGCGGGCACTCCGACGTGGTCGGCGGCGCGCTGGTCACCAACGACGAGGAGCTGGACACCAAGTTCGCGTTCCTGCAGAACGGCGCCGGCGCGGTGCCCGGCCCGTTCGATGCGTATCTGACGATGCGTGGCCTGAAGACCTTGGAGCTGCGGATGCAGCGGCACAGCGCGAATGCAGCGAAGGTAGCCGAATTCCTGGCGGAGCACGACGCAGTGAGCCGGGTGCTCTATCCCGGTCTGCCCTCGCATCCCGGGCACGAGGTCGCAGCGCGGCAGATGAGCGGATTCGGCGGCATGGTGTCGGTTCGGATGCGCGACGGAATCGAAGCGGCACGCCGGTTGTGTTCGCGCACAGAGGTTTTCATCCTCGCTGAATCACTGGGCGGGGTCGAGTCGCTGATCGAGCACCCCGGTGCCATGACGCATGCGTCGACGGCGGGATCGCAGCTCGAGGTGCCCGACGACCTGGTTCGCCTCTCGGTCGGGATCGAAGACCCGGCGGATCTGCTCGGCGACCTCGAGCAAGCCCTAGACTAG
- the greA gene encoding transcription elongation factor GreA, with protein MTDTQVTWLTQESYDRLKTELDQLIANRPVIAAEINDRREEGDLRENGGYHAAREEQGQQEARIRQLQELLNTAKVGEAPKQSGVALPGSVVKVYYDGDESDTETFLIATRQEGIDHDKLEVYSPNSPLGGALLNAKVGDTREYAVPSGKTVKVTLVSAEPYHS; from the coding sequence ATGACCGATACCCAGGTGACCTGGCTGACCCAGGAGTCGTACGACCGCCTCAAGACCGAGCTGGATCAGCTGATCGCCAACCGTCCGGTCATCGCCGCCGAGATCAACGATCGTCGCGAAGAGGGCGACCTGCGCGAGAACGGCGGCTACCACGCCGCGCGCGAAGAGCAGGGCCAGCAGGAGGCCCGCATCCGCCAGCTGCAGGAGCTGCTGAACACCGCCAAGGTGGGCGAGGCGCCCAAGCAGTCCGGCGTTGCGCTCCCCGGTTCGGTGGTCAAGGTCTACTACGACGGCGACGAGTCCGACACCGAGACCTTCCTGATCGCCACCCGCCAGGAGGGCATCGACCACGACAAGCTCGAGGTCTACTCGCCGAACTCCCCGCTGGGCGGCGCGCTGCTCAACGCCAAGGTGGGCGACACCCGCGAGTACGCGGTGCCGAGCGGCAAGACCGTCAAGGTCACGCTGGTCAGCGCCGAGCCCTACCACTCGTAA
- a CDS encoding acetyl-CoA C-acetyltransferase, with protein MPEAVIVSTARSPIGRAMKGSLVDIRPDDLAAQMVRAALDKVPSLDPHDIDDLIMGCGQPGGESGFNIGRAVAVELGYDFMPGTTVNRYCSSSLQTTRMAFHAIKAGEGHAFISAGVETVSRFGKGNADGWPDTKNALFADAMARSEAATAGADEWHDPREDGLLPDVYIAMGQTAENVALFTGISREDQDHWGVRSQNKAEEAINSGFFEREIVPVTLPDGTVVSKDDGPRAGTTYEKISQLKPVFRPNGTITAGNACPLNDGAAALVIMSDTKAKELGLTPLARIVSTGVSGLSPEIMGLGPIEAVKKALAQANMTIGDIDLYEINEAFAVQVLGSARALGMDEDKLNVSGGAIALGHPFGMTGARITATLLNNLQTYDKTFGIETMCVGGGQGMAMVIERLS; from the coding sequence ATGCCCGAAGCTGTCATCGTTTCCACCGCCCGCTCGCCCATCGGGCGCGCGATGAAGGGGTCGCTGGTCGACATCCGTCCCGACGATCTGGCCGCGCAGATGGTGCGCGCCGCGCTGGACAAGGTGCCCTCGCTGGATCCGCATGACATCGACGACCTGATCATGGGCTGCGGTCAGCCCGGCGGTGAGTCGGGCTTCAACATCGGCCGGGCCGTTGCCGTCGAGCTGGGCTACGACTTCATGCCGGGCACCACGGTCAACCGGTACTGCTCGTCGTCGCTGCAGACCACCCGGATGGCGTTCCACGCGATCAAGGCCGGCGAAGGCCATGCGTTCATCTCGGCCGGCGTCGAGACGGTGTCGCGCTTCGGCAAGGGCAACGCCGACGGCTGGCCGGACACCAAGAACGCGCTGTTCGCGGATGCGATGGCGCGCTCGGAGGCGGCCACCGCCGGTGCCGACGAGTGGCACGATCCGCGCGAGGACGGCCTGCTGCCCGACGTGTACATCGCGATGGGTCAGACCGCCGAGAACGTGGCGCTGTTCACCGGCATCAGCCGCGAGGACCAGGACCACTGGGGCGTCCGCAGCCAGAACAAGGCCGAGGAGGCCATCAACAGCGGCTTCTTCGAGCGCGAGATCGTGCCGGTCACGCTGCCCGACGGCACCGTGGTGTCCAAGGACGACGGCCCGCGCGCCGGCACCACCTACGAGAAGATCAGCCAGCTCAAGCCGGTGTTCCGGCCCAACGGCACGATCACCGCGGGTAATGCGTGTCCCCTGAACGACGGCGCGGCCGCGCTGGTGATCATGTCCGACACCAAGGCCAAGGAGCTGGGGCTGACCCCGCTGGCGCGCATCGTCTCGACGGGCGTGTCCGGCCTGTCACCGGAGATCATGGGCCTCGGCCCGATCGAGGCTGTGAAAAAGGCTCTCGCACAGGCGAACATGACGATCGGCGACATCGACCTCTACGAGATCAACGAGGCATTCGCGGTCCAGGTGCTCGGCTCGGCGCGAGCGCTCGGCATGGACGAGGACAAGCTGAACGTCTCCGGCGGCGCGATCGCGCTGGGGCACCCGTTCGGCATGACCGGCGCGCGGATCACCGCCACGCTGCTGAACAACCTGCAGACCTACGACAAGACGTTCGGCATCGAGACGATGTGCGTCGGCGGTGGCCAGGGCATGGCCATGGTGATCGAGCGCCTCAGCTAG
- a CDS encoding RDD family protein, which produces MTQPPPPPGNYPPPPPGNYPPPPPPGNYPPPPPGNYPPPPPPGAGVLSKEAYTPWIKRVGAFIIDALPIAILSGVGQGLMVATGENNCTSSSVDNSYGVYCTSQPSTLGLILSFVFGLASLAFWVWNYGYRQGTTGSSIGKSVLKFKVISEKTGQPIGFGLSVVRQIAHFVDAIICYIGYLFPLWDAKRQTLADKIMTTVCVPL; this is translated from the coding sequence ATGACGCAACCGCCCCCGCCTCCCGGTAACTACCCGCCCCCGCCGCCGGGGAACTATCCGCCGCCCCCGCCGCCGGGGAATTACCCGCCGCCCCCGCCGGGGAACTATCCGCCGCCGCCCCCACCCGGCGCCGGCGTGCTGTCGAAGGAGGCGTACACCCCGTGGATCAAACGGGTCGGCGCCTTCATCATCGACGCCCTCCCGATCGCGATCCTGTCCGGAGTCGGCCAGGGCCTGATGGTCGCCACCGGCGAGAACAACTGCACATCGAGCAGCGTCGACAACAGCTATGGCGTGTACTGCACCTCGCAGCCGTCCACGCTGGGCCTGATCCTGTCGTTCGTGTTCGGGCTCGCCAGCCTGGCGTTCTGGGTCTGGAACTACGGCTACCGCCAGGGCACCACCGGGTCGAGCATCGGCAAGTCGGTGCTGAAGTTCAAGGTGATCAGCGAAAAGACCGGCCAGCCGATCGGTTTCGGGCTCTCGGTCGTGCGCCAGATCGCCCACTTCGTCGACGCGATCATCTGCTACATCGGTTACCTGTTCCCGTTGTGGGACGCCAAGCGGCAGACGCTCGCCGATAAAATCATGACGACGGTGTGCGTGCCGCTCTGA
- a CDS encoding cystathionine beta-synthase encodes MRIASHISELIGHTPLVQLNSVVPEGAGVVAAKIEYLNPGGSAKDRIAVKMIDAAEASGQLKPGGTIVEPTSGNTGVGLALVAQRRGYKCIFVCPDKVSEDKRNVLRAYGAEVVVCPTAVAPDDPDSYYSVSNRLVTEIEGAWKPDQYSNPMGPASHYETTGPEIWADTEGKVTHFVAGVGTGGTITGAGRYLKEVSGGKVKVIGADPEGSVYSGGTGRPYLVEGVGEDFWPAAYDPAVPDEIIAVSDADSFDMTRRLAREEALLVGGSCGMAVVAAIKVAQEAGPDSVVVVLLPDGGRGYLSKIFNDGWMSSYGFLRTRLDGSLIEPTVGDVLRGKSGALPDLVHTHPSETVRDAIGILREYGVSQMPVVGAEPPVMAGEVAGSVSERELLSAVFEGRAKLADAVAVHMSPPLPLIGAGELVSAAAKSLGERDALMVVEEGKPVGVITRHDLLGFLSDGPRRR; translated from the coding sequence ATGCGAATCGCGTCGCACATCAGCGAGCTGATCGGGCACACCCCACTGGTCCAACTGAACTCCGTCGTGCCGGAAGGCGCGGGGGTGGTCGCGGCCAAGATCGAGTACCTCAATCCCGGCGGCAGCGCCAAGGACCGCATCGCCGTGAAGATGATCGACGCCGCCGAGGCCAGCGGTCAGCTGAAGCCGGGCGGGACGATCGTCGAACCCACCTCCGGCAACACCGGCGTCGGCTTGGCGCTGGTCGCTCAGCGACGCGGCTACAAGTGCATCTTCGTCTGTCCCGACAAAGTCAGCGAGGACAAGCGCAATGTGTTGCGGGCCTACGGCGCCGAGGTCGTCGTCTGCCCGACGGCCGTCGCCCCCGACGACCCGGACAGCTACTACAGCGTGTCCAACCGGCTGGTCACCGAAATCGAGGGTGCGTGGAAGCCCGACCAGTACTCCAACCCGATGGGACCGGCCAGCCACTACGAAACCACCGGTCCGGAGATCTGGGCGGATACCGAGGGCAAGGTCACGCATTTCGTCGCCGGCGTCGGCACCGGCGGAACGATCACCGGCGCCGGGCGCTATCTGAAAGAGGTGTCCGGCGGCAAGGTCAAGGTGATCGGAGCCGACCCGGAGGGCTCGGTGTACTCCGGTGGCACCGGACGGCCCTACCTGGTCGAGGGTGTCGGTGAAGACTTCTGGCCCGCCGCCTACGACCCGGCTGTGCCCGACGAGATCATCGCGGTCTCGGACGCGGATTCGTTCGATATGACCCGACGGCTGGCCCGCGAAGAAGCGCTGCTGGTCGGCGGCTCCTGCGGGATGGCGGTCGTCGCCGCGATCAAGGTGGCCCAGGAGGCCGGCCCCGATTCGGTGGTCGTCGTGCTGTTGCCCGACGGCGGCCGCGGGTACCTGTCCAAGATCTTCAACGACGGGTGGATGTCGTCGTACGGATTCCTGCGGACCCGCCTGGACGGGTCGCTTATCGAGCCGACGGTCGGCGATGTGTTGCGCGGCAAGTCCGGGGCGCTGCCCGACCTGGTGCACACCCACCCGTCGGAAACCGTCCGCGACGCCATCGGCATCCTGCGCGAGTACGGCGTCTCCCAAATGCCGGTGGTCGGCGCCGAACCCCCGGTGATGGCCGGCGAAGTGGCCGGCAGCGTCTCGGAGCGGGAACTGCTCTCCGCGGTGTTCGAGGGACGCGCCAAGCTCGCCGACGCGGTGGCGGTGCACATGAGCCCGCCGCTGCCGTTGATCGGTGCGGGCGAACTGGTCAGTGCGGCGGCAAAGTCGTTGGGGGAGCGGGACGCATTGATGGTGGTCGAGGAGGGCAAGCCGGTCGGCGTCATCACCCGCCACGATCTGCTCGGTTTCCTGTCCGACGGACCCCGGCGACGCTGA
- a CDS encoding alpha/beta hydrolase, with protein MTAPSKIRASAPHHVHAGSGRPRRYPVSDGAPVEVVESGPSVAARLVSIGTRATMWPTLAVLSHVPHWPWPFGLVDFVARALLPTPGTVRATVGLPNASAQLVRAPGVLPADGNRRIVLYMHGGAFLTCGVNSHSRISVALSKFADSPVLVVDYRLIPKHTIGNAVDDCYDAYQWLRTRGYEPDQIVLAGDSAGGYLALTLAQRLQALGEEPAALVAISPLLQLDHEQKVAHPNMRTDAMFPPKAFDALVALVARAAAKNIVDGEPEGVYEPLDHIEPGLPRTLIHVSGSEVLLHDARLAARRLAAAGVPTEVRVWPGQIHDFQLAAPLIPEAKRSLRQIGEYIREATG; from the coding sequence ATGACCGCACCCAGCAAGATCCGGGCTTCTGCCCCCCATCATGTTCACGCTGGTAGCGGTCGCCCGCGCCGGTACCCGGTCAGCGACGGCGCGCCGGTCGAGGTCGTCGAGAGCGGCCCGAGCGTCGCCGCACGGCTGGTCTCAATCGGCACCCGTGCCACCATGTGGCCCACGTTGGCGGTGCTGAGCCACGTGCCGCACTGGCCATGGCCGTTCGGTCTGGTCGACTTCGTCGCCCGCGCGCTGCTGCCCACGCCCGGCACGGTGCGCGCCACGGTCGGTTTGCCGAACGCCTCGGCGCAACTGGTCCGGGCGCCCGGCGTCCTGCCTGCCGACGGCAACCGCCGGATCGTGCTGTACATGCACGGTGGCGCCTTCCTCACCTGCGGGGTGAACTCGCACAGCCGCATCTCGGTCGCGCTGTCGAAGTTCGCCGACTCGCCGGTGCTGGTGGTCGACTACCGGCTCATCCCGAAGCACACCATCGGCAACGCCGTCGACGATTGTTATGACGCGTACCAGTGGCTACGGACCCGCGGCTACGAGCCCGACCAGATCGTGCTGGCCGGCGACTCCGCGGGTGGTTATCTGGCCCTGACTCTGGCGCAGCGGCTGCAGGCCCTCGGAGAGGAGCCCGCCGCCCTGGTCGCCATCTCGCCGCTGCTGCAGCTCGACCACGAGCAGAAGGTGGCCCACCCCAACATGCGCACCGACGCGATGTTCCCGCCCAAGGCGTTCGACGCCCTGGTCGCCCTGGTTGCCCGAGCCGCGGCCAAGAACATCGTCGACGGCGAGCCCGAGGGCGTCTACGAGCCGCTCGACCACATCGAGCCCGGCCTTCCGCGCACGCTGATTCACGTGTCCGGATCGGAGGTCCTGCTACACGACGCCCGGCTGGCGGCGCGTCGGCTCGCCGCCGCCGGTGTACCCACTGAGGTGCGGGTGTGGCCCGGCCAGATCCACGACTTCCAGCTCGCGGCGCCGCTCATCCCCGAAGCCAAGCGCTCACTGCGACAGATCGGCGAGTACATCCGCGAAGCCACCGGCTAG
- a CDS encoding GPP34 family phosphoprotein, which translates to MARIAEDLLLLLLDNAAAQPAVEPGRLHRLLAAAVLLDLAYDCRVRPAIPGEPVPADRLVALAGPPPLDPVVRPALALLEQAPVSATEAIGKLRKHTEDRVIDQLLRTGQIHQIALSQNRFRRNTYAWPLASRARVDQARSALLSTLFDGNRPDPATATIISLLHTVGALGAVLSLNDRGWHWVCDRASEIASGTWVDDANMAEVNLAVTTAAVRPALV; encoded by the coding sequence GTGGCGCGCATCGCCGAAGACCTTCTTCTGCTGCTGCTCGACAACGCTGCGGCACAGCCTGCCGTGGAGCCGGGCCGGCTGCACCGGCTGCTGGCCGCCGCAGTGCTGCTGGACCTCGCCTACGACTGCCGGGTCCGGCCTGCGATACCGGGCGAACCCGTCCCGGCCGATCGACTGGTTGCCTTAGCCGGGCCACCTCCCCTGGATCCGGTCGTCCGCCCGGCGCTGGCCTTGCTCGAACAGGCACCGGTCAGCGCGACCGAGGCGATCGGTAAGCTGCGCAAGCATACCGAGGACCGCGTGATCGACCAGCTGCTGCGCACCGGCCAGATTCATCAGATTGCGTTGTCGCAGAATCGGTTTCGCAGAAACACCTACGCCTGGCCGCTGGCCAGCCGGGCACGGGTGGACCAGGCCCGGTCCGCCCTGCTGTCCACCCTGTTCGACGGCAACCGCCCCGACCCTGCCACCGCGACGATCATCTCGCTGCTGCACACCGTCGGCGCACTGGGCGCAGTGCTGAGTCTGAACGACCGCGGCTGGCACTGGGTCTGCGATCGAGCCAGCGAAATCGCCAGCGGCACATGGGTTGACGACGCCAACATGGCCGAAGTCAATCTGGCGGTGACCACCGCCGCAGTGCGGCCGGCGCTAGTCTAG
- a CDS encoding RDD family protein: MTEQPPGPPPGSYPPPPPGNYPPPPAGNYPPPPPPQGGYAPPPPGAAFGDPPAPGQPVPQLPQSAYTSWFTRVVAWLIDYIPAYIILGIGYGVVIATTDTECVTDTSQYETADYCATGTSTVGTLALVVAGLIAIAFVIWNLGYRQGTTGSSIGKSVMKFKVVSEKTGQPIGFGLSFVREILYLVASYICLGIVWLIAVLFPLWDSKRQTLADKIMTTVCLPL; this comes from the coding sequence ATGACCGAACAACCGCCAGGCCCCCCGCCGGGGAGCTACCCGCCGCCGCCTCCAGGGAACTACCCGCCACCGCCTGCCGGTAACTATCCACCGCCGCCACCGCCCCAGGGCGGTTACGCACCGCCGCCGCCGGGTGCCGCCTTCGGCGACCCGCCTGCGCCCGGTCAGCCGGTTCCCCAGCTGCCACAAAGCGCCTACACGTCGTGGTTCACCCGGGTCGTCGCGTGGCTGATCGATTACATCCCGGCCTACATCATCTTGGGCATCGGCTATGGCGTCGTGATCGCCACCACGGACACCGAATGCGTCACCGACACGTCGCAGTACGAGACCGCTGACTACTGCGCGACGGGAACCTCGACAGTCGGCACGCTCGCTCTGGTCGTCGCAGGCTTGATCGCGATCGCGTTCGTGATCTGGAACCTCGGCTACCGCCAGGGCACCACCGGGTCGAGCATCGGCAAGTCCGTGATGAAGTTCAAGGTGGTCAGCGAAAAGACCGGACAGCCAATCGGTTTCGGTCTCTCTTTCGTGCGCGAGATCCTGTATCTGGTGGCTTCCTACATCTGCCTCGGCATCGTGTGGTTGATCGCCGTGCTGTTCCCGCTGTGGGACAGCAAGCGCCAGACCCTGGCCGACAAAATCATGACGACCGTCTGCCTCCCTCTGTAG
- a CDS encoding SGNH/GDSL hydrolase family protein, whose protein sequence is MGIRAPRKSTAALAAAGVLASTGTAVLGARSLLTGQADQVRNVIPKSWDIPPRADGVYAPGGGPVQRWERGMDFDLHLMVFGDSTATGYGCRSADEVPGVLLARGLAEESGKLIRLSTKAIVGATSKGLSGQVDAMFVAGPPPDAAVIMIGANDITALNGISPSARRLGAAVQRLRASGAVVVVGTCPDFGVIKDIPQPLRWTARNRGLRLARVQAAAVRAAGGVPVPLADLLAPNFRQAPEVMFSEDRYHPSAAGYALAANQLMPALCHALGEWTGVTVPDLPWATKSEVRALTDRLGPLAQLLRRRTTGVPAPIVVTAS, encoded by the coding sequence GTGGGGATACGCGCTCCGCGGAAGTCAACGGCCGCGCTGGCAGCGGCGGGGGTTCTGGCCTCGACCGGAACCGCCGTCCTGGGTGCGCGCAGTTTGCTCACCGGTCAGGCGGACCAGGTCCGCAATGTGATTCCGAAGTCCTGGGACATCCCACCGCGGGCGGACGGTGTCTACGCCCCGGGCGGCGGCCCCGTCCAGCGCTGGGAACGCGGGATGGATTTTGACCTGCATCTGATGGTGTTCGGCGACTCGACGGCCACCGGCTACGGCTGTCGCAGCGCCGACGAGGTGCCCGGGGTGCTGCTCGCCCGTGGTCTGGCCGAGGAGTCCGGCAAGCTCATCCGGCTGTCGACCAAGGCGATCGTGGGTGCGACGTCCAAGGGGCTGTCCGGTCAGGTCGACGCGATGTTCGTGGCAGGCCCGCCGCCCGATGCCGCGGTGATCATGATCGGCGCCAACGACATCACCGCGCTCAACGGCATCAGCCCGTCGGCGCGTCGGCTGGGCGCAGCCGTGCAACGCCTGCGCGCCTCCGGTGCGGTGGTGGTGGTCGGGACGTGTCCCGATTTCGGTGTCATCAAAGACATCCCCCAGCCGCTGCGATGGACGGCCCGCAATCGCGGCCTGCGGCTGGCCCGCGTGCAGGCGGCTGCGGTGCGCGCCGCGGGCGGAGTGCCGGTGCCGCTGGCTGACCTGCTGGCGCCGAACTTCCGGCAGGCGCCCGAGGTGATGTTCTCCGAGGACCGCTACCACCCGTCGGCCGCGGGATATGCGCTGGCCGCCAACCAACTGATGCCCGCGCTCTGTCATGCCCTGGGCGAGTGGACCGGTGTCACCGTGCCCGATCTGCCGTGGGCGACCAAGTCGGAGGTACGGGCTCTGACCGACCGGCTCGGGCCGCTGGCGCAGCTGCTGCGCCGCAGAACAACCGGGGTCCCCGCACCGATCGTGGTGACCGCGAGCTAG